The genomic segment AAATAGGGCGGTAGTTATTTATCTTGTCCTTATTTCTGTTCATATACAAAGGTATAATATGGGTTTTCTTCATACCTTTATCAACAATTctgtttcaaaaattcaaattatggAATATCACTGGAAAAAATTGTCTCAGAACCCGTTTTTGCATGTGATCATTCCATGAACCTCCAATGGTCTCAAATAATTCACATTCTTCTTCAAAAAATCTGCAGGAACCAGTTTGGAAGTAAAAATTCTaaagttattatcaaaatttggaaaaaaaattgactttctTCTTCTATATCAATGCCATTACCAAACTGTGACGACATATTTTGACCaatcttggtaaaaaaaaaagaatttacaaaaattcATCAGTTATAGATTGATCATTTCCTATTATTTCCTTAACTATATCTCATTAGAGATTTTAATACCTTTACTTTTGGTCTCAAAATTCGATTAATAATTTTCCACATTGAATATAGACCATTCTTTGCAAGCTCAAGGCAGtaaaaaaattgtagtttttagcatcttgtttttttttgttggcaaCATTTTGATAATTAACAAAACTGtcttgattttctttcaataggTTAATTTCAACATTCTAATTTAaagcttatttaattttttgttgttgttagaATAAGGAAACGAGTTTgttaaagaatattattttattttgaataaaaagaaatcatagtaaaaacgtaaaaagaaaaaaaagatgccaaCAGCACCCGGTGTTCCCAGATGGTCACCCATCCAAGTACTGACCGGGCCCGACGTTGTGTGACTTCCAGGATCTGACGAGACTAGGTACTTTCTACGTGGTATGGCCGTTGGCTGAaagattttgtaacaaaatgaatGTTGATCcacaaactgaaaagaaacaaaatgcctaattttagaGTCATAAAGCAAGGTTTTTAGTAgacaaatatttagaaagaatcaaaatatgtttatccattgtttatttttttttaaacttttttccttCTGAAACAAAAACGACAAGTCCCCCACAGATGTTTCTACCTTTGATGACTACCCTATGGCTTCCTAAGCTAGTTTAGATTAGTCGAATTAGAGgctcttggtttatttttaaaaacagttccTCAATTTTTGCGTATAATCTATTGGTTTCTTAGGTGAAAATGAGCTTCCTCTCAAGTCCTATGCTTTGTAACGAGATCAATGTAAAAGCAGACTTTATTGCTTGTAACAAAAGGGCAAGcttgaaatatttattcattttttgttagGGTATAATTTAACGATTTTCAAGGAAAATGTTTCCCCCGCCTCCAGTCAATTCTTACGCGTTGTTACTAGGTAGGCAAATGCGAAAGTTTTCCTTTTCACATTCAGTATCCTAAATTTCATAGCTTTGTCCTTTCCAGATGGTCACATGCTATAGAGCAATTCAATTAATTTGTAGCCCTTAAAAGGGCTGTTGGTTAATTTGGGGGTTGGGCCTGGAGCTAAAAATTAGATTCATTTAAGCCTTTGCCGGTTTTTCAGTCTTCTTTGGTAGAAGGACTGCTTGAATATTGGGCAAAACGCCTCCTTGGGCAATGGTGACCCCCGACAGAAGCTTGTTGAGTTCTTCATCGTTTCTAATGGCAAGCTGAAGGTGACGAGGAATGATAcgagtttttttgttatctcgTGCAGCATTACCAGCAAGCTCAAGGACCTCGGCAGCCAAATACTCCATCACCGCTGCAAGGTAAACGGGTGCGCCTGCACCAACTCGCTCCGCATAGTTGCCCTTTCTCAGAAGACGGTGGATCCTTCCCACTGGGAATTGGAGACCTGCCCTATTTGAACGGGACTTTGCCGTTCCCTTCACTTTTCCACCCTTTCCTCTTCCTGTCATGGTTTCTAGGTTACGAAATTCCTTTAGATTCTTTAATCacgaacaaattgaaaatgatgtcTGTTTTTGAATGCGCAAACAATTTATACTCCAGCCAGCGAACTGAGTTCCTCTGAGAAAAGAATTGCGCGCGAACTGTAGTTAGTATATAAACGGGTCGAGTTTTGGAAAAGCTATTCAGTTGATTATTGGATTCTGTTAAAGAATCTATTAACAATGGCTCCAAAAACTTCAGGAAAGGCAGCAAAGAAAGCTGGTTAGG from the Artemia franciscana unplaced genomic scaffold, ASM3288406v1 Scaffold_2848, whole genome shotgun sequence genome contains:
- the LOC136043040 gene encoding histone H2A-like, which codes for MTGRGKGGKVKGTAKSRSNRAGLQFPVGRIHRLLRKGNYAERVGAGAPVYLAAVMEYLAAEVLELAGNAARDNKKTRIIPRHLQLAIRNDEELNKLLSGVTIAQGGVLPNIQAVLLPKKTEKPAKA